Genomic window (Campylobacter sp. RM16704):
TTCTTCTATATTAAAAATAACAAAAACTTCAGAATTTAACCCATCTTCTTTATAATTATCATTCACACATTTACAAGCATTATATACCACAAAATCAGGCTTAAATTCCTCAAGCTCTTCTTCTTTTGGACGAATAAACATATTTTTTACAAAATGTGCTTGCCATGCAACTTGTGTTACAAAACGCACAGCTTTACGACTTTTTAATGAAGCACCACAATATGCATCTTGAATATAAATATCACTATTGCTAAGTTGCTTTTTAGCTTTTACTAAGAGCTTTTCAAACAATTCTTCGCTAATTGGCTGATTAATCTTACCCCAAGCAATGTATTTTTGCGAAGGATCTTGTTTTACAAAATACTTATCTTTAGGACTTCTTCCGGTAAAAATTCCCGTATCCACACTAAAGGTGCCATTTTTAGTACACACACCTTCATTATTGTTTTTTTCATGCTTTAAAAGTTCATCATAGCTAAGATTATGAAAAACTTGCCCAATGTTTTCTAAACCTAAATTTTCTAAACCTTTCATCTTTGCCTCCTTATTTATAAGTCATTAAAACTTGACCTTCACTTACACTTTCACCAGTATCAACTAAAAGTTCTGCAATTTCCCCATCTTTGCTTGCAGTAATTTCAATTTCCATTTTCATTGCTTCAAGCACAGCTACTACTTGACCTTCTTTTACACTATCGTTTTCTTTGACTAAAATTTTAAATACATTTGCATTCATACTCGCTACAATAGCATTAGTACTATCATTTACTTGAGGTTTTTTTACCTCTATAGAATCATTTTTGACATTTACAGCACTTTTAACATTAACATCTCTATCAAAACCTGCACTTACTTCCACATGGTATTTGTTGCCATTAACTGAAATGGTAAATTGATTTTCATTGATAAGACTTGGTTTTAATTTGCTATTTTTTCTAACATTAACCTTAGCTTCACCTTTTAAGAAAGCTATACCTTTTTCTTTACAAGCTGCAACGATAAAAATATTTTCTTCACTTGTTTCTAAATTTTCTTTTTCCAATAAATTTTTAATATAAACTATGCTTTTGCTCTCATCTGCATCAGCGATATCTGTGGCTAATTTTGTAGTTGGTTCTAATTTTAATTGTTCACTTGCAAGTTTAATTATTTCAGGATCTGGAGCAACGGGAGTTTTTCCAAAATACCCTAAAACCATTTTTCCATATCCATCTGCGATTTTTTTCCAAGGCCCAAACATTACATTATTAAAAGCTTGTTGAAAATAAAATTGTGATACAGGGGTAACCGAAGTACCATAACCACCTTTTTCTACCACTTCTTGCATAGCTTTTATAACTTGAGGAAATTTATCTAAAATATTATTATCTCTCATCATTTGTGTATTAGCAGTTAATGCTCCACCTGGCATAGGTGAAAAAGGTATTAAAGGATTTACAGCTGTAGCTTCAGGTGGTAAAAAATAATCTTTTAAACAATCTTTTAGCACTTCTTCGTATTTTAAAATTTTTTCTTCATCCAAACCAAGATCAAAATTACTTCCC
Coding sequences:
- a CDS encoding pyruvate carboxylase subunit B; this translates as MAKKLIDVMDTTFRDGFQSVYGARVLMNDFFPALEAAKEADIKHFEFGGGARFQSLFFYLNENAFEMMDKFRAIVGKDTNLQTLARGVNTVALDTGSKEIIDLHAKMFAKHGTTTIRNFDALNDVNNLKFSGECIVKHGLKHEITITLMDLPPKCKGAHDVPFYERILKEILQAQIPFDSICFKDASGTSNPNKIYEVIKMARKNLPKNMHIRLHTHETAGVSIACYLAALEAGVDGIDLAAAPVSGGTSQPDILTMLHALKGSNFDLGLDEEKILKYEEVLKDCLKDYFLPPEATAVNPLIPFSPMPGGALTANTQMMRDNNILDKFPQVIKAMQEVVEKGGYGTSVTPVSQFYFQQAFNNVMFGPWKKIADGYGKMVLGYFGKTPVAPDPEIIKLASEQLKLEPTTKLATDIADADESKSIVYIKNLLEKENLETSEENIFIVAACKEKGIAFLKGEAKVNVRKNSKLKPSLINENQFTISVNGNKYHVEVSAGFDRDVNVKSAVNVKNDSIEVKKPQVNDSTNAIVASMNANVFKILVKENDSVKEGQVVAVLEAMKMEIEITASKDGEIAELLVDTGESVSEGQVLMTYK